The Nostoc cf. commune SO-36 genomic sequence ACCAATTTTTTCTAGAGTATCAACAATCCCAATACACGATTTAATTTGATTTTCAGCAATTCCCAATGATTTAAAGAAACCAGTAAGAACTTTACGGTTATTGATGCGAATCAGAAAATCACCAATATTAATTGCTTCAAATATCTCAGTGATAATTGCAGGCATCTGAGCATCATAGAGCAAGCTGAGTTCACGACGAGCAACTACATCAATATCGCATTGGCGAAACTGACGAAAACGCCCATCTTTCGCCCGTTCACCCCGAAAAACTATATCAGTTTGATAGCGGGCAAAAGGAAAGGTTAATTCATTCAGATGACGAGCAATATACGCCGCTAATGGAACTGTTTGATCAAACTTTAAAGCTCTTGCTTCCGAACCAGTTTCGCCCGATTTATCTCTCTCAGCTTGTCGATTCGGTGGCAATATGGGATCAATGCCATAGATGATGTTGTCGCCTTGATTACCTTTAGCTTGCAGCACTTCTAAACGTTCTACAGCAGGTGTTTCGATAGGTGTAAAACCATAGCTTTCAAAAACTTTACGGATAATATCTAGCAAGTGTAATTCCAAACGCTTTTCGCTAGGAAGAAATTCTGGGAAACCACTAGGGGTAGAGAAGTTTATTTTGTCGCCTTTGGCCATGCGTGTACCTTACTAAGTTGAGATTGGAGATGAAAGCCTAACAAATGCAATCGTGGCCACACAAACATAAACGTTTTGCGGCTTCCCGCAGGGTAGTACGCCTGCGCGGACTGAAGAATAATGAGCGTTTATCTTTGAGAGGAGAAATTACTATCTTACCCGTTCTTCTTGAATTAGGGTGCGTTGAAAGATTTGATTGTTTTTAAACCAATGCCAAGTGCGGGCACGATTGTTATTGTCAGGACTAATGTAGATCATTTCATATAAGCTCATTTCTGGGTTTGTTTTATAACTAAACCACAAAATAACAATGGAATCATCAGCTTCCCAGGCTTTTCCTTCAATGCGATCGGTGTCAAACCAAAGCTTATTATCTTTATAAATTCCTGGAAATTCATACTCCTCTTGTTTACCATCAGACCATTTGTAGCGATTGATTTGGTAATAGGGATGAGGGCCATTTTCTGGAAATTGACAAGTTAAGTGAGATTCATACTTATCGAGGATTTTTCCGGCTGTATCAATTACTGTATAAGTTCCTACCCAATCTCCTTCATGACGGGCTAGCACGGGCATTCCTTCTCGAATATTAGACATTGCAATTCACCTTCTATTGTTCTAACATTTGGAAAAATCGAGTAAAGTAATCGGGAAAGGTTTTCGCTGTACAACCAGAGTCTTTTATTACAATGCCTGGAACTTTTAAGCCACTAAAAAAAAGCATTCTATAAAATCGCGTCACCTGGCGCTAAGGCGGCAACGAGAAATGCCCGATTAGTAATACTTTTAGAACCAGGAATCTCTACTGTGGCATCTACTGGGCGATTCAGAACAGGGATTGCAATGGTATCCATTTTAAATTTCTGTGCAGGTAGTCAGCTACAACTTAATTAATTATGTTCGCATATTATGAGTGGGGAGTGGGGAAGGTTGTCAACTTAAGGTTGAAAGCGAAGGTGTTGGAGCGGTATTACTTGGGCAATGGTTTCAAAGTTGCGATCGTTGTGAATCAGAAGCAAATTATTTTCCAAAGCAGTTTGAGCAATGCAGCAATCGATTGGGCTGCGAACGGTAAGCCCTTGACGGCGCAAGTCACAGTAAATACGGGCAGCCGCTTGCCAAGAATCAATCGAGGGTTCAATATAATTTTGTGTTTCGAGGTAGGTGGAGAGGAGAGTCCATTCTTGCTCGTTCAGGCTACCTTGAAGCAATTCAAGCTGAGTGAATCGGGTGAGTAAAACTTCTCGATTAGCAATTAGGGTTTCAAGCTGCTGGCGAACTTGACCGTTGCGATGCCTGGC encodes the following:
- a CDS encoding DUF3598 family protein; translation: MSNIREGMPVLARHEGDWVGTYTVIDTAGKILDKYESHLTCQFPENGPHPYYQINRYKWSDGKQEEYEFPGIYKDNKLWFDTDRIEGKAWEADDSIVILWFSYKTNPEMSLYEMIYISPDNNNRARTWHWFKNNQIFQRTLIQEERVR
- the vapC gene encoding type II toxin-antitoxin system VapC family toxin, which codes for MANREVLLTRFTQLELLQGSLNEQEWTLLSTYLETQNYIEPSIDSWQAAARIYCDLRRQGLTVRSPIDCCIAQTALENNLLLIHNDRNFETIAQVIPLQHLRFQP